A region from the Alnus glutinosa chromosome 5, dhAlnGlut1.1, whole genome shotgun sequence genome encodes:
- the LOC133869917 gene encoding G-type lectin S-receptor-like serine/threonine-protein kinase At4g27290: protein MVMKETNYSRQRYIWIEADSTWSLYASVPRDSCDNYNLCGAYGNCIIGESPVCQCLKGFQSKSPETWNPEEWSQVCVRSTQLNCQDKDKDGFAKFSGLKLLDTTNSWVNESMNLKECRIKCLGNFSCMAYTNSDIRGGGSGCAIWYGNLFDIRQISAGGQDLYIRMPASELEADKHKRTVVIVIYVVATAIVSGMLLIAYFICNSRTKFRGNVNFSNFQKSLILI, encoded by the exons ATGGTTATGAAAGAAACCAACTATTCTCGTCAACGCTACATATGGATCGAAGCGGATTCAACATGGAGCCTGTATGCATCTGTGCCAAGAGACAGTTGTGACAATTACAACCTTTGTGGTGCCTATGGAAATTGCATTATTGGTGAGTCACCCGTCTGTCAATGTTTAAAAGGATTCCAGTCTAAATCACCTGAAACATGGAACCCAGAGGAATGGTCTCAAGTATGTGTACGCAGTACCCAATTGAACTGCcaagataaagataaagatgGGTTTGCTAAATTTTCTGGGCTCAAATTGCTGGATACTACAAACTCTTGGGTCAACGAAAGTATGAATCTTAAGGAATGCAGGATCAAATGCTTGGGCAACTTTTCCTGTATGGCTTATACAAATTCAGATATCAGAGGAGGAGGCAGTGGCTGCGCCATCTGGTATGGTAATCTATTCGATATCAGACAGATTTCAGCTGGTGGGCAGGATCTATATATTCGAATGCCTGCTTCAGAATTAG AGGCAGATAAGCATAAGAGAACGGTGGTGATAGTGATATATGTAGTTGCCACTGCCATAGTTTCTGGGATGCTACTAATTGCCTATTTCATTTGCAACAGTAGGACAAAGTTTAGAGGTAATGTTAATTTCTCCAACTTCCAGAAatccttaattttaatttga
- the LOC133869047 gene encoding S-locus-specific glycoprotein S13-like — MDVYVFLLMGAYILVFFSGFSNIAADTMTQSQSISEGKTLVSREGNFELGFFSSGSSANRYLGIRYKNIPVRTVVWVANRQYPIEDLSGMLMINSSTGNLVLLSQNNKKGSVVVWSANSTKKASNPIAQLLDNGNLVLRDGKDGNPGNYLWQSFDYPSDTLLPGMKLGWDLKKGLDRRLSAWKNLDDPSPGDFPWGVELTNYPEAVMWKGSQKYYRSGPWNGLRYSGAP; from the coding sequence ATGGAcgtttatgtttttttgttaatggGTGCCTACATACTTGTTTTCTTCTCTGGATTCTCCAACATTGCAGCTGATACCATGACTCAATCCCAGTCCATCAGTGAGGGCAAGACCTTGGTTTCCAGAGAAGGAAACTTTGAACTGGGATTCTTTAGTTCAGGGAGTTCCGCCAACCGTTACTTGGGAATTCGGTACAAGAATATCCCAGTTAGAACTGTTGTTTGGGTAGCAAATCGACAATACCCAATCGAAGACTTGTCTGGTATGTTGATGATAAACAGCAGTACAGGCAATCTTGTTCTTCTCAGCCAGAATAACAAAAAAGGCAGTGTTGTTGTTTGGTCAGcaaattcaacaaaaaaggCTTCGAATCCAATTGCACAGCTTTTAGATAATGGAAATCTGGTTCTAAGAGATGGGAAAGATGGCAATCCAGGAAACTATTTGTGGCAAAGCTTTGACTATCCTTCTGATACTCTGTTACCAGGGATGAAGCTTGGATGGGACTTAAAGAAAGGTCTTGACCGGCGTTTATCAGCATGGAAGAACTTGGATGATCCATCTCCTGGGGACTTTCCCTGGGGAGTAGAGCTTACTAACTACCCTGAAGCAGTCATGTGGAAGGGCTCGCAGAAGTACTACAGGAGTGGCCCATGGAATGGCCTTCGTTACAGTGGCGCACCATAG